The following coding sequences are from one Rathayibacter sp. VKM Ac-2760 window:
- the pgsA gene encoding CDP-diacylglycerol--glycerol-3-phosphate 3-phosphatidyltransferase, with protein sequence MTSPTAPSSAAPSNWNLPNAITVVRILLAPVFFWLLLADGGADGGVRIAAALLFIVAIATDGIDGHIARSRGLVTDLGKLLDPIADKVLTGAALVGLSILAELPWWVTIVILVREIGITVFRMAVLSDRVIPASRGGKLKTIVQSVAISLALLPLWTFLGEWVHWLNGITMTAAVVLTVVTGIDYLADAARQSRAARGRR encoded by the coding sequence ATGACCAGCCCCACCGCACCCTCCAGCGCCGCCCCGAGCAACTGGAACCTGCCCAACGCGATCACCGTGGTCCGCATCCTGCTCGCGCCCGTCTTCTTCTGGCTGCTGCTGGCGGACGGCGGCGCGGACGGCGGGGTGCGCATCGCCGCCGCGCTGCTCTTCATCGTCGCGATCGCGACCGACGGCATCGACGGCCACATCGCGCGCAGCCGCGGACTGGTCACCGACCTCGGCAAGCTCCTCGACCCGATCGCGGACAAGGTGCTCACGGGCGCGGCGCTGGTCGGCCTCTCGATCCTCGCCGAGCTGCCCTGGTGGGTCACGATCGTCATCCTGGTCCGCGAGATCGGCATCACCGTGTTCCGGATGGCCGTGCTCTCCGACCGCGTGATCCCCGCCTCCCGCGGCGGCAAGCTCAAGACGATCGTGCAGTCCGTCGCGATCTCGCTCGCGCTGCTGCCGCTCTGGACTTTCCTCGGCGAGTGGGTGCACTGGCTGAACGGCATCACGATGACGGCCGCGGTGGTCCTCACCGTCGTCACCGGCATCGACTACCTCGCCGACGCGGCGCGCCAGAGTCGCGCGGCCCGCGGGCGCCGGTGA